In Nitrospira sp., one DNA window encodes the following:
- a CDS encoding peptidylprolyl isomerase gives MRRWFSEPLVHFLILGGLLFGAHGWINRGVGDEPRVVRVTAAEVNWLAETWTRQWQRQPSEEELRGLVADYVKEELLAREAKAIGLDDNDTIVRRRLAQKMEFLVQDTARLAEPGGDELRRLYDAETARYRTPARISFTQIFFKTEAGARTGLARVAQHGPAQLGDYTLLDRDYATLDEQTLSTLFGEQFARQVFALEPDRWLGPVPSAYGFHLVRVNGRESPVVRPFGEVRTQVLEDWHRAQQARANEQFFAGLLKKYEVVVDETVRPLIGPFAKVAQ, from the coding sequence ATGAGACGTTGGTTCAGCGAACCATTGGTGCATTTCCTGATTCTGGGTGGATTGCTGTTCGGCGCCCATGGCTGGATCAATCGGGGAGTCGGAGATGAGCCGCGTGTGGTGCGCGTGACCGCTGCGGAGGTGAACTGGCTCGCGGAGACCTGGACAAGGCAGTGGCAGAGACAGCCGAGCGAAGAGGAACTTCGAGGCCTTGTCGCAGACTATGTGAAAGAGGAACTTCTCGCCCGCGAAGCCAAAGCAATCGGGCTGGACGACAACGATACCATCGTCCGCCGCCGGCTGGCGCAGAAGATGGAATTTCTCGTGCAAGACACTGCTCGGTTGGCTGAGCCGGGAGGAGATGAGTTGCGCCGACTCTATGACGCGGAAACGGCTCGTTACAGAACTCCCGCGCGCATTTCCTTTACGCAAATCTTCTTCAAGACGGAGGCCGGAGCGAGAACCGGACTTGCCCGAGTCGCCCAACATGGTCCCGCGCAATTGGGCGACTACACGTTGCTGGACCGCGATTACGCCACGTTGGACGAGCAAACGCTGTCAACCCTCTTTGGGGAACAGTTTGCCCGACAGGTCTTTGCCTTGGAACCGGATCGATGGCTGGGGCCGGTCCCCTCGGCCTATGGATTTCACCTGGTGAGGGTCAATGGGCGGGAGAGCCCCGTGGTGCGTCCCTTCGGAGAGGTGCGGACTCAGGTACTGGAGGACTGGCACCGTGCGCAACAAGCCAGGGCGAACGAACAGTTTTTTGCCGGCCTGTTGAAAAAGTATGAGGTCGTCGTCGATGAAACAGTCCGGCCGCTGATAGGCCCCTTCGCGAAGGTGGCTCAATGA
- a CDS encoding alpha/beta fold hydrolase has product MSAVRGDPKDVRYDLARSAVTTGDPSWPTRNVLFEQGLFDKFDEYPAASITALHRTMVQERGDPDLLFALAELSFLQGQKTKRSDYSLAAAVYAYAFLFPEETGLAPGRFDPRLRIAADLYKWALTSAFASEDRSEVILKGGKFALPFGEMDVAFDSAALRAGDRALYQLIPSSELKVEGLAMRYHIPGLGVPLAASTRPIDESRPGRDMVAPRLKVPLTVLLRIPHARQNLVQGRPLTSTLEVHLPWDEEAVSIAGEEIPLENEPTAALALTFNNLPILNLEVSRFLGRLTGKDQPPPLVSGTPYHPGLIPVVFVHGTTSSAYRWMEMYNRLLGDHEIRSRYQCWFFQYDSGNPIALSALHLREALTEAVARLDPEGKDQALRRMVLIGHSQGGLLVKMQAISTGDRLWNAVSRKPLQELELKDSTRALLQKGFFLEPQPDVSRVIFISTPHRGSFVAGRKFIGNLVQRLLTPSPVTTEVSEDVFRNRDALVGLPVAPTAVDNMAPSHPFIQGLQKIPVAPSIKAHSIISVEGDGPVEQGNDGVVEYSSAHIDGVESELVVRSSHSTQGKPETIEEVRRILLLHAGTK; this is encoded by the coding sequence GTGTCAGCGGTTCGCGGCGACCCCAAGGACGTCCGCTACGATCTCGCCCGAAGTGCCGTCACCACTGGCGACCCAAGCTGGCCGACGCGCAACGTGCTCTTCGAGCAGGGTCTGTTCGACAAATTCGACGAATACCCAGCCGCCTCTATCACGGCCTTGCATCGGACCATGGTGCAGGAGCGTGGAGATCCCGACCTCCTGTTTGCCTTGGCCGAGCTTTCCTTCCTGCAGGGGCAGAAGACGAAAAGGTCCGATTACAGTCTCGCGGCAGCAGTCTACGCCTACGCCTTCCTATTCCCGGAGGAGACGGGTCTGGCCCCAGGGCGTTTTGACCCGCGCCTCCGGATTGCCGCCGACCTGTACAAGTGGGCACTCACCAGCGCGTTCGCTTCGGAGGACAGGTCAGAAGTCATCCTCAAGGGAGGCAAGTTCGCCCTGCCCTTCGGAGAGATGGACGTGGCCTTCGACTCGGCCGCCCTACGCGCGGGAGATCGCGCCCTGTATCAGTTGATTCCGAGCTCCGAGCTGAAGGTTGAAGGTCTCGCGATGCGGTATCATATCCCGGGGTTGGGAGTCCCGCTTGCTGCCTCTACGCGACCCATCGATGAGTCACGGCCTGGCCGGGATATGGTGGCCCCGCGCCTGAAGGTGCCGCTGACCGTTCTGCTCCGGATTCCTCACGCGAGGCAAAATCTCGTGCAGGGACGCCCATTGACGAGTACGCTTGAAGTTCATCTCCCCTGGGACGAGGAAGCGGTCTCGATCGCCGGCGAGGAGATCCCACTCGAGAACGAACCGACAGCCGCTTTGGCGCTCACGTTTAACAATCTGCCGATCCTGAACCTCGAAGTGTCCAGGTTCTTAGGTCGGCTCACCGGAAAGGATCAGCCGCCTCCACTTGTTTCCGGCACTCCGTATCATCCCGGGCTCATCCCAGTGGTCTTCGTGCACGGCACGACGTCCAGCGCTTACCGTTGGATGGAAATGTACAACCGGCTCCTCGGCGACCACGAGATACGAAGCCGCTATCAGTGCTGGTTCTTCCAGTACGATTCCGGCAATCCCATCGCCCTGTCCGCGCTCCATCTGCGCGAGGCCCTGACCGAGGCGGTGGCGCGGCTCGACCCCGAAGGCAAAGACCAGGCTTTGCGCCGGATGGTGCTGATCGGGCACAGTCAGGGAGGCCTGTTGGTCAAAATGCAGGCGATCAGCACCGGGGATCGGCTCTGGAACGCCGTGAGTCGCAAACCGCTCCAGGAGCTGGAGCTAAAGGACTCGACCCGTGCGCTACTGCAGAAGGGGTTCTTCCTCGAACCGCAACCGGATGTGTCTCGCGTCATCTTCATCTCCACTCCGCATCGCGGCAGCTTCGTGGCGGGGAGGAAATTCATCGGCAACCTCGTTCAACGGCTCTTGACCCCGTCCCCCGTCACCACTGAGGTTTCTGAGGACGTCTTCAGGAATCGGGACGCTCTCGTGGGCCTTCCTGTCGCCCCGACTGCCGTCGACAACATGGCGCCGAGCCATCCCTTTATTCAGGGTCTTCAGAAAATTCCTGTCGCTCCGTCGATCAAGGCCCATTCGATTATTTCAGTCGAAGGGGATGGGCCGGTTGAACAGGGCAACGACGGCGTGGTGGAGTATTCGAGCGCCCACATCGACGGGGTTGAGTCCGAACTGGTTGTGCGGTCGAGCCATTCCACGCAGGGAAAGCCTGAAACCATCGAAGAGGTACGCCGGATTCTCCTGCTCCATGCCGGCACGAAGTGA
- a CDS encoding DUF3604 domain-containing protein encodes MSPFRMSAVAVLLVGLSTAPWALAHEQSDIGSADKAALEKVHPSKPAYSPYAGRNFPTRPLFGDQHLHTSFSMDAGAFGARLTPRDAYRFARGEELVSNTGQPVKLSRPLDWLVVSDHSDGFGFFPQLMSGDPELLATPQGRKWYDQIRSGHGAEAAIDIIVSFGKGQLPKGFPLPGTRAYRSAWQEVIKAAEAYNDPGRFTAFIGYEWTSNTGGNNLHRNVIFRENGAKASLVEPFTTLKPLGSDNPVDLWKWMAATEDKTGSEVLAIAHNGNVSNGRMFPMVETFGKKIDQEYAETRMKWERLYEVTQTKGTGEAHPVLSPTDEFANFEIWDKGNLDGTEAKKPEMLEFEYARSAYKNGLKLEAQLGVNPYKFGLVGGSDAHNGLTAMEEDNFFGKTAPQEPSPERMTRAFFSNPKTGVKVMDWEVSASGYAAVWATENTREAIFDAMKRRETYATTGSRMIVRFFGGWDFESPDMHNRLPAAVGYTKGVPMGGDLTDAPKGKVPTFLVAALKDPIGANLDRIQIIKGWLDAKGEVHEKIYDVVWGDADKRKPGKEGKLSSVGNTVDVANATWTNTIGDPELITVWRDPDFDAGQRAFYYARVIEIPTPRWTAYDAKRLGSKPLPGTAMMLQERAYTSPIWYTPGN; translated from the coding sequence ATGTCACCGTTTCGCATGTCAGCCGTTGCGGTCTTACTGGTCGGTCTCAGTACTGCGCCATGGGCCTTGGCGCATGAACAGAGCGATATCGGATCGGCCGACAAGGCCGCGCTTGAAAAGGTTCATCCATCTAAGCCGGCCTATTCGCCCTATGCGGGGCGCAATTTCCCCACCAGGCCGTTGTTCGGCGACCAGCATCTGCACACGTCGTTTTCAATGGATGCGGGCGCCTTTGGTGCAAGGCTGACGCCACGAGATGCCTACCGCTTTGCCAGAGGCGAGGAGCTCGTGTCGAATACCGGCCAACCAGTGAAGCTCTCCCGGCCGCTCGACTGGTTGGTGGTGTCGGACCACTCTGACGGGTTTGGATTCTTTCCGCAGTTGATGAGCGGCGATCCCGAATTGTTAGCCACTCCACAAGGTAGAAAATGGTATGACCAGATCAGATCCGGCCATGGCGCAGAGGCTGCGATCGACATCATCGTCAGTTTCGGAAAAGGACAACTTCCCAAGGGATTTCCTCTTCCTGGCACTCGCGCCTATCGCTCGGCCTGGCAGGAGGTCATCAAGGCGGCGGAAGCCTATAACGATCCCGGTCGATTTACAGCTTTCATCGGCTACGAATGGACCTCGAACACGGGCGGCAACAACCTGCACCGGAACGTCATCTTCCGCGAGAACGGTGCGAAGGCAAGTCTCGTGGAGCCCTTCACCACGCTGAAGCCGCTCGGCAGCGACAACCCGGTGGATCTATGGAAGTGGATGGCGGCCACGGAAGACAAGACCGGGAGCGAAGTGCTGGCGATCGCCCATAACGGCAATGTGAGCAATGGCCGGATGTTTCCCATGGTCGAGACCTTCGGGAAAAAGATCGATCAGGAGTATGCCGAGACACGCATGAAATGGGAACGGCTGTATGAAGTCACGCAGACCAAAGGCACCGGCGAGGCGCATCCGGTCCTCTCGCCGACCGATGAATTCGCCAATTTCGAGATTTGGGACAAAGGCAACCTCGACGGCACCGAAGCCAAGAAGCCCGAGATGCTTGAGTTTGAATATGCGCGCTCGGCCTATAAAAATGGTCTCAAGCTCGAAGCGCAGCTCGGCGTCAATCCGTACAAGTTCGGCCTTGTCGGCGGGAGCGATGCGCACAACGGCCTCACCGCGATGGAAGAGGATAACTTCTTCGGCAAGACGGCGCCGCAGGAGCCAAGCCCTGAGCGTATGACGAGGGCGTTCTTCAGCAATCCTAAGACCGGCGTCAAGGTGATGGATTGGGAGGTTTCCGCCTCCGGCTACGCCGCAGTTTGGGCGACGGAGAACACGCGCGAAGCGATCTTCGACGCAATGAAACGCCGCGAGACCTACGCGACGACCGGTTCCCGCATGATCGTGCGGTTTTTCGGCGGTTGGGACTTTGAGTCCCCCGATATGCACAATCGGCTACCCGCAGCCGTCGGGTATACCAAGGGCGTGCCGATGGGCGGCGATTTGACCGACGCTCCGAAAGGGAAGGTCCCGACCTTCCTCGTTGCGGCGCTGAAAGACCCCATCGGGGCCAACCTGGATCGGATCCAGATCATCAAGGGGTGGCTGGATGCCAAGGGCGAAGTGCATGAGAAAATCTATGACGTCGTCTGGGGCGACGCGGACAAACGCAAGCCGGGAAAAGAGGGCAAATTGTCGTCCGTTGGGAACACGGTGGATGTGGCCAATGCGACCTGGACCAACACCATCGGCGATCCGGAACTGATCACGGTATGGAGAGACCCGGACTTCGACGCAGGCCAGCGCGCGTTTTATTATGCGCGCGTGATCGAAATCCCGACCCCGCGCTGGACGGCCTACGATGCAAAACGCCTTGGCAGCAAGCCGCTGCCTGGCACGGCGATGATGCTCCAGGAAAGAGCCTACACGAGTCCGATATGGTACACGCCCGGGAATTAG
- a CDS encoding HupE/UreJ family protein, with translation MKVGIVLMLLVFLTVPAAAHEVRPAYLELHETVSGEFAVLWKTPMRGEMRLALSVEFSGRTEKSAPVVRRETGGAAIQIWRMKSIDPLRGQSVRLVGLERTMTDALVRAEFADGTSWTQRLTPQQPAAVIPAGQSGLMVAGLYLKLGVEHILRGIDHLSFVLALLIITQGTWRLVKTITAFTIAHSITLALAALGFVEVPQAPVEAVIALSIVFVAAEIIRGCNGRGGLTARAPWIVAFAFGLLHGFGFAGALSEVGLPQGQIPVALLFFNLGVEAGQLLFIAAVLSAMALVRLLRRPLPPWIEWAPAYAIGTVAMFWVIQRIGQF, from the coding sequence ATGAAGGTCGGCATCGTCTTGATGCTGCTGGTATTCCTCACCGTTCCGGCCGCTGCCCATGAAGTGAGGCCGGCCTACCTTGAACTGCACGAAACTGTCTCCGGCGAGTTTGCCGTGCTCTGGAAGACGCCGATGCGTGGAGAGATGCGGCTGGCGTTGTCGGTGGAATTCTCAGGGCGAACAGAAAAGTCCGCACCGGTCGTCAGGCGCGAGACCGGCGGCGCAGCGATCCAGATCTGGCGGATGAAGTCGATCGACCCCTTGCGCGGCCAATCGGTGCGCCTTGTCGGGCTGGAACGAACGATGACCGATGCGCTGGTGCGGGCCGAATTTGCCGACGGCACGAGCTGGACGCAACGGCTGACACCTCAACAACCGGCGGCGGTGATTCCCGCAGGCCAATCCGGCCTGATGGTCGCGGGCCTGTACCTCAAGCTCGGCGTCGAGCATATTTTGCGGGGCATCGATCATCTCTCGTTCGTGCTGGCCCTCCTGATCATCACCCAAGGAACGTGGCGCCTGGTGAAGACCATCACGGCCTTTACGATCGCGCACAGCATTACGCTCGCCCTGGCCGCGCTCGGATTTGTGGAGGTGCCGCAGGCGCCCGTGGAGGCGGTCATCGCACTCTCGATCGTCTTTGTGGCGGCCGAGATCATCCGCGGATGCAACGGGCGGGGAGGGCTCACGGCCCGTGCGCCCTGGATCGTGGCGTTTGCCTTCGGGTTGCTGCACGGCTTCGGCTTCGCAGGGGCGTTGAGCGAGGTGGGCCTGCCGCAAGGACAGATTCCGGTCGCCTTGTTGTTTTTTAACCTCGGCGTTGAGGCTGGACAACTCCTGTTTATTGCCGCCGTGCTCAGCGCGATGGCTCTCGTCCGTCTTCTTCGTAGGCCGCTCCCGCCCTGGATAGAGTGGGCACCGGCCTACGCCATCGGGACTGTAGCGATGTTCTGGGTTATTCAACGTATAGGGCAGTTTTAA
- a CDS encoding lipid-binding SYLF domain-containing protein: protein MRFCEQQRFGIFTRALLAAVLAGTVVAGGAVPALAEGSVEQQQLVDKSKLTLEGLLADPSTGPALRDLRKETKAIYIVPQFVRGAFVFGGAGGSGVLLVRDEATKKWSEPAFYNIGSASFGLQAGGDVSEMIIVVVTQRGLEQFYRNEFKLGLDAGMAIGPVGEGGGVKGITADLVGYAKKKGAFVGMSVDGSIIAVSDASNEAYYGKPVRPTDIVVKHAVSNPKSADLRNAAAKF, encoded by the coding sequence ATGCGGTTTTGTGAGCAACAGCGATTCGGCATATTCACCCGAGCTCTCCTCGCAGCGGTTCTTGCCGGAACAGTGGTTGCGGGTGGCGCCGTGCCGGCCCTAGCAGAGGGCTCAGTAGAACAGCAGCAGCTCGTGGACAAATCCAAGCTGACGTTGGAAGGTCTCCTCGCAGATCCCAGCACGGGACCGGCGCTCCGTGATCTGAGAAAGGAAACCAAAGCCATCTACATCGTGCCGCAATTCGTCCGTGGCGCCTTCGTCTTCGGCGGGGCCGGGGGGAGCGGGGTGTTGCTCGTCCGTGATGAGGCTACGAAGAAATGGTCCGAGCCGGCTTTTTACAACATCGGCAGTGCCAGCTTCGGCCTGCAGGCCGGAGGCGACGTATCGGAGATGATCATTGTCGTGGTGACCCAGAGAGGGCTGGAACAGTTCTATCGCAACGAATTCAAACTCGGGCTTGACGCCGGCATGGCGATCGGCCCGGTCGGTGAAGGAGGGGGCGTCAAAGGGATCACCGCGGACCTCGTCGGCTATGCGAAGAAGAAAGGGGCCTTCGTCGGAATGTCGGTAGACGGCTCTATCATTGCGGTCTCCGATGCTTCCAACGAAGCCTACTATGGGAAACCGGTGCGGCCGACGGACATCGTCGTCAAGCACGCGGTCAGTAATCCCAAATCGGCCGACCTCCGCAACGCGGCCGCCAAGTTCTGA
- a CDS encoding outer membrane protein transport protein — protein MTIRKRRLTITVMAVAALLPTFAQAGGGLSLYEIATSDVGLASAGWAARAQDPATLLKNPAGMSRLEGNQFQGGAQLLYASIGFSPGPGTTVSGNDGGNPVGLLPNLSGFYAHGLGKDVKVGLGLFSNFGSALNYDSGWVGRYYALENTLIGVSVMPGASYRLNEQWSIGAAANIMIGYLNYSAAINNNVLAVTNRPDGELQARDTTVGAGGNFGLLYEPRQGTRIGVTYYSQISLNFGTVPAFTGLSNPVFAAIQNRGLLGNEIDLGMTVPQSVVLSSYHEFTDRWAMMLDFGWQQWSRFGKVDVGITGGNVNPSLTTDINYQDTYHVALGNRYQLNDKWLVNTGFAWDSSMVKNQDRTVTLPVGQVFRFGLGAEWQARPTLNVAFSYELAYTGDMPAAQNRGPLAGAVVGSFPGTYLNFFQVSFIWGKGAGGWSKGADGAGSAKEAS, from the coding sequence GTGACGATTCGTAAACGCCGTCTCACGATCACGGTCATGGCCGTTGCAGCGTTGCTTCCGACTTTTGCACAGGCCGGCGGTGGCCTTTCGCTCTACGAGATCGCCACCTCGGATGTCGGCCTGGCGAGCGCGGGATGGGCCGCGCGCGCGCAGGACCCGGCCACGCTCTTGAAGAACCCCGCCGGAATGAGCCGGCTGGAAGGGAACCAGTTCCAAGGCGGCGCCCAGCTCCTCTATGCCAGCATAGGATTCAGTCCAGGCCCTGGCACCACCGTGTCCGGCAACGACGGGGGCAATCCGGTCGGCCTCCTGCCAAACCTGAGCGGGTTCTACGCGCATGGACTGGGCAAGGATGTCAAAGTGGGCCTGGGCCTCTTTTCGAATTTCGGGTCCGCGCTGAACTATGACTCCGGGTGGGTCGGTCGCTACTACGCACTTGAGAACACATTGATCGGCGTCAGCGTCATGCCGGGGGCAAGCTATCGCCTCAACGAGCAATGGTCGATCGGGGCTGCGGCCAACATCATGATCGGGTACCTGAACTACAGCGCCGCCATCAATAACAATGTGCTCGCCGTCACCAATCGTCCCGATGGGGAGCTCCAAGCACGGGACACGACCGTCGGAGCAGGCGGGAATTTCGGCTTGCTCTATGAGCCGAGGCAGGGCACCAGGATCGGCGTGACCTACTACTCCCAGATCAGCCTCAATTTCGGCACCGTCCCTGCTTTCACCGGCCTGTCCAATCCGGTCTTCGCGGCCATCCAAAATCGGGGCCTGTTGGGCAACGAAATCGATCTCGGGATGACCGTCCCCCAATCCGTGGTGCTCAGCTCCTACCACGAATTCACGGACCGGTGGGCCATGATGCTGGATTTCGGATGGCAGCAATGGAGCCGGTTCGGCAAGGTGGATGTCGGGATCACCGGAGGCAATGTGAATCCGAGCCTCACGACCGACATCAACTATCAGGATACCTACCATGTCGCGTTGGGAAACCGGTATCAGCTGAATGACAAGTGGCTGGTCAACACCGGTTTTGCGTGGGACAGTTCCATGGTGAAGAATCAGGACCGCACGGTCACGCTCCCGGTGGGACAGGTCTTTCGGTTCGGGTTGGGGGCGGAATGGCAGGCCCGTCCCACCCTCAACGTCGCGTTCAGTTACGAGCTGGCCTACACCGGCGACATGCCGGCGGCTCAGAACCGAGGGCCGTTGGCCGGAGCGGTTGTCGGATCGTTCCCCGGAACCTACCTTAATTTCTTTCAGGTGAGTTTTATCTGGGGCAAGGGGGCGGGCGGATGGAGCAAGGGGGCGGATGGCGCGGGATCGGCGAAGGAGGCGAGTTGA
- a CDS encoding DUF4105 domain-containing protein: MTKTRTWRESLIIKLLVWPLLLIGIAWASLALWIDGPSNPTLSAIFSITFAVGCIALLILFRPFTRAVLVSAMGLVLVVAWWSQIAPRQDRNWTPDVARLSRATIEGSRVTIENVRNFEYRSETDFTDKWETRTYDLDRLRGFDMFLSFWGPTLIAHTIASWEFDDTPPLAISIETRKEKGESYDALRGFFRQFELYYVVADERDVIGVRANQRGERMYLYRLRVPQERARALLLDYLEEINRLAEQPEWYNALIHNCTTSIRVHGQHIGEGRPWDSRILLNGRLDELGYERGRLDTSLPFPELKKRSEITEKAKAAGLSPDFSRLIREGLPDPS, from the coding sequence GTGACTAAGACGAGAACCTGGCGCGAAAGTTTGATCATCAAGCTGCTGGTGTGGCCGCTGCTTCTGATAGGCATCGCCTGGGCATCGCTCGCGCTGTGGATCGACGGCCCGTCGAATCCCACGCTGAGCGCGATTTTCTCCATCACGTTCGCGGTCGGCTGCATCGCGCTTCTGATCCTGTTCCGCCCGTTCACCCGTGCGGTGCTCGTGTCAGCGATGGGGCTGGTGTTGGTCGTCGCCTGGTGGAGTCAGATTGCGCCGCGTCAAGACCGAAACTGGACCCCCGATGTAGCCCGGCTTTCCCGCGCCACGATCGAGGGAAGCCGAGTAACGATCGAGAATGTGCGCAACTTCGAGTATCGGAGCGAGACAGACTTTACGGACAAGTGGGAGACACGCACGTACGATCTCGACCGACTCCGAGGATTCGACATGTTTCTCTCGTTCTGGGGGCCCACGCTCATCGCTCACACGATCGCGAGCTGGGAGTTCGACGACACGCCGCCGCTCGCTATCTCGATTGAGACGCGGAAGGAGAAGGGCGAGTCCTACGACGCGCTCCGTGGATTTTTCCGGCAGTTCGAGCTGTACTACGTGGTGGCGGACGAGCGCGATGTGATCGGTGTGCGGGCGAACCAGCGGGGCGAACGCATGTACCTCTACCGGCTCCGGGTGCCCCAGGAGCGCGCCCGAGCGCTATTGCTGGATTATCTGGAAGAGATCAATCGTCTGGCGGAGCAGCCTGAGTGGTACAACGCCCTGATCCATAACTGCACGACCTCGATCCGCGTGCACGGTCAGCATATCGGGGAAGGGCGGCCCTGGGACTCGCGGATATTGTTGAACGGTCGGCTCGATGAGCTGGGGTATGAGCGGGGACGGCTCGATACCAGCTTACCCTTCCCGGAGCTGAAAAAACGGAGTGAGATCACCGAGAAGGCGAAGGCAGCCGGCTTGTCGCCCGACTTTTCCCGCTTGATTCGCGAGGGCCTGCCGGACCCGTCCTAA
- a CDS encoding lipid-binding SYLF domain-containing protein produces MIRLFDRQQFGTSIRLLLAAVLTGTVALGGTLSALAEDAVEQQQLVDKAKMTLESFLADPSMGPALRDLKQDTKAIYIVPQILRGAFIFGGAGGSGVLLVRDEATKKWSEPAFYNIGSASFGLQAGGDVSETIFIVRNQRGLEQFYRHDFKLGLDASMALGPVGEGGSMKGITADLIGYARKKGAFVGMSVNGSIIAVSDDSNEAYYGKPVRPTDIIVKHAVSNPKSADLRNAAAKF; encoded by the coding sequence ATGATTCGATTGTTTGATCGGCAGCAATTCGGCACGTCCATTCGACTTCTCCTCGCAGCAGTTCTTACCGGAACAGTGGCTTTGGGTGGAACCCTGTCCGCCCTAGCCGAGGATGCTGTGGAGCAGCAGCAGCTCGTGGACAAGGCCAAGATGACGCTGGAAAGCTTTTTGGCAGATCCCAGCATGGGACCGGCGCTCCGTGATCTGAAACAGGACACCAAAGCCATCTACATCGTGCCGCAAATCCTCCGTGGCGCCTTCATCTTCGGCGGGGCAGGGGGGAGCGGGGTGTTGCTCGTCCGTGACGAGGCAACGAAGAAATGGTCCGAGCCAGCTTTTTACAACATCGGGTCTGCGAGCTTCGGCCTGCAGGCCGGAGGCGACGTATCGGAGACCATCTTTATCGTGCGGAACCAGAGAGGGTTGGAACAGTTCTATCGCCATGATTTCAAGCTCGGGCTTGACGCGAGCATGGCGCTAGGCCCGGTCGGTGAAGGAGGGTCCATGAAAGGAATCACCGCGGACCTCATCGGCTATGCAAGAAAGAAAGGGGCCTTCGTCGGAATGTCGGTGAATGGCTCTATCATTGCGGTCTCCGATGATTCCAACGAAGCCTACTATGGGAAACCGGTGCGGCCGACGGACATCATCGTGAAGCACGCAGTCAGTAATCCCAAATCCGCCGACCTCCGCAACGCGGCCGCCAAGTTCTGA